The following are encoded in a window of Flavobacterium cupriresistens genomic DNA:
- a CDS encoding DUF6495 family protein, which translates to MKYARLTKEQFDELHAEFSNFLATQAIDKAEWDSIKENKPEVAEQELDVFSDLIWEGVLSRAEFLEHFSRNHIFLFQCFETHVQSIVLKALVPETDFLTKEGLQWLSDNMFTDNIEMKVGKKVFTEDRNASIFELIQQGAFLSDGQLFKQINTIIES; encoded by the coding sequence ATGAAATACGCAAGATTAACAAAAGAGCAATTTGACGAGCTACACGCAGAATTTTCAAACTTTTTGGCCACGCAAGCTATTGATAAAGCAGAGTGGGATTCTATTAAAGAAAACAAACCTGAAGTTGCAGAACAGGAGTTGGATGTTTTTTCAGATTTAATCTGGGAAGGTGTTTTATCCAGAGCTGAATTCTTGGAGCATTTTTCCCGAAACCATATCTTTTTGTTTCAATGTTTCGAAACGCATGTGCAATCAATAGTTTTAAAAGCATTGGTTCCTGAAACTGATTTTCTGACCAAAGAGGGTTTACAATGGTTGAGTGACAATATGTTTACGGACAATATTGAAATGAAAGTTGGAAAAAAGGTGTTTACAGAAGACAGAAATGCTTCTATTTTTGAATTGATTCAGCAAGGTGCTTTTTTAAGTGACGGGCAATTATTTAAACAAATCAATACGATTATAGAATCATAA